A region from the Nonlabens sp. YIK11 genome encodes:
- a CDS encoding ribonuclease HII produces the protein MLIEKIHSNLIECGTDEAGRGCLAGPVTAAAVILPPGFSCAGLNDSKTLSRKRRNQLREVIEKEALSYHVAHVDRAMIDKINILNASIQAMHLAIKGLKITPEHIAVDGNRFHPYPDIPATTVVKGDGKYLHIAAASILAKTYRDEFMEKIHQEFPMYHWRNNQGYPTKQHRDAIREHGTTTYHRMSFKLLPEQLKMPL, from the coding sequence ATGCTGATTGAAAAAATACATTCGAATTTAATAGAATGCGGTACAGATGAGGCTGGCCGCGGCTGTCTCGCTGGACCGGTCACTGCTGCAGCCGTGATACTACCACCAGGTTTTTCATGTGCAGGTTTGAATGATAGTAAGACGCTTTCGCGAAAGCGAAGAAACCAACTACGTGAGGTCATTGAAAAAGAAGCTTTATCATACCATGTAGCCCATGTGGATAGAGCAATGATCGACAAAATCAACATTCTCAACGCGAGTATACAGGCCATGCACCTTGCCATAAAGGGTCTTAAAATCACACCTGAGCACATCGCTGTGGATGGGAATCGCTTTCATCCATATCCAGATATTCCAGCCACCACCGTGGTCAAAGGCGATGGCAAATACCTACATATCGCTGCGGCTTCCATTCTTGCCAAGACCTATCGCGATGAGTTCATGGAAAAGATACATCAAGAGTTTCCCATGTATCACTGGCGCAACAATCAAGGTTACCCCACAAAACAACACCGCGACGCCATACGGGAACACGGTACCACTACTTATCACCGCATGAGTTTCAAGCTATTGCCAGAGCAATTGAAAATGCCTCTATAA
- a CDS encoding YqaE/Pmp3 family membrane protein, with the protein MSIWRVILAIILPPLAVLDKGCGSIVIVFILTLLGWVPGVIAALIILNNPNR; encoded by the coding sequence ATGTCCATCTGGAGAGTCATCCTAGCCATCATATTGCCGCCACTAGCCGTGCTGGACAAAGGCTGCGGATCCATTGTAATTGTTTTTATACTCACGCTACTGGGTTGGGTGCCCGGCGTGATCGCTGCGCTGATTATCTTGAATAATCCTAATCGATAG
- the lipB gene encoding lipoyl(octanoyl) transferase LipB has protein sequence MNKTVHFQDLGRKDYKETWDFQEQLFKDILDTKIKNRREDAGLETQNHLLFVEHDHVYTLGKSGDEENLLANKELLEQIGATYYKINRGGDITYHGPGQITGYPILDLENFFTDIHKYLRFLEEIFIKILADYDLKGERSPGETGVWLDVGTPFARKICALGVRASRWVTMHGFAFNVNTDLGYFDHIIPCGIQDKAVTSLASELKRKVDPNAVKDKIKQYFSELFEAQLED, from the coding sequence ATGAACAAAACCGTCCATTTTCAAGATCTAGGCCGCAAGGATTACAAGGAGACTTGGGATTTTCAAGAACAACTTTTTAAGGATATTTTGGATACCAAAATCAAGAATAGGAGAGAAGACGCCGGTCTTGAAACCCAAAACCACCTTTTGTTTGTAGAACACGATCATGTGTACACTTTGGGAAAAAGCGGTGATGAGGAAAATTTACTGGCCAATAAAGAATTGCTGGAACAGATAGGTGCCACCTATTACAAGATCAATCGTGGTGGCGATATTACCTATCACGGGCCTGGACAGATTACGGGCTATCCCATTCTGGACCTGGAAAACTTCTTTACTGATATCCATAAATACCTACGATTCCTAGAGGAGATCTTTATAAAAATCCTTGCAGATTATGACTTGAAAGGCGAGCGCAGTCCTGGCGAGACTGGCGTATGGCTGGATGTAGGCACGCCATTTGCACGCAAGATTTGTGCATTGGGCGTACGTGCCAGCCGCTGGGTGACCATGCATGGCTTTGCCTTTAATGTCAATACAGATTTGGGCTACTTTGATCACATTATTCCTTGCGGGATTCAAGACAAAGCGGTGACTTCACTGGCGTCAGAGTTAAAGCGCAAAGTAGATCCTAACGCGGTCAAGGATAAAATCAAACAGTATTTTAGTGAGTTGTTTGAGGCGCAGCTCGAGGATTAA
- a CDS encoding TonB-dependent receptor, translating into MFKQLGIVAAMLFFAVTVNAQDCRIELKGTITDFHDGEPLAFAQLYIKDLQKGTSTNEKGEYVLRNLCAGDYDMVITHFECETKTVRISIRDDMVQDFTLEHHINDLDQVKVVADIHDDHESTQSSTRIDEKTINEYSGATLGDALATVQGVSVLKTGNSVTKPIIHGLYGSRVAIVNDGLRQQDQEWGVEHAPNIDINSASNIRVVKGSSALRYGGDAIGGTILIDPERVIVKDTLKGKFISQLQSNGRGGSATASVGNYHESGWYQQGTLTYKRLGDYDAPDYVLSNTGSSTYAANLALGYQKFEYGGSIKYSFYDSELGILRASHIGNSADLVRSINSGQPTVINEFTYDIEPPKQAVQHHGLQVNAYKRLEGLGKLELDYTFQFNNRLEFDIRRGENAGKASLDIDLQTQTLGTYLLIDRIDDTEIELGIDGVTQANRPNADTGIRRLIPDYDSYRVGGFAGINHRPSDNWLLDAGVRYDYYNISATKFYFTSRWEGLGYDQQFPQFEVGEINNQIETVPEFGYDLFAFSAGAKYFAGDHYDFSVNLSSANRAPNPSELFSDGLHHALATIELGKLDLRKEQSYKLNFIAHKSALERSTGVDVEVNPYINFVQDYIQLIPTGLETTIRGAFPIYQYEQVNAVLAGVDVGANWNIYESALDGVDNLDKLALHSRFSYIYGQNRTNDEPLINMPPAQFFNELIWSNGLVNNLELRLSNQSVLKQTRFPDNDYLTDIRIDQQTIETVLVEISESPAAYSLWNVGAGYAFAKAKINLRVNNVLNTTYRNYLNRQRFYAEDIGRDIQLQFIYNF; encoded by the coding sequence ATGTTTAAACAACTAGGTATAGTTGCAGCAATGTTGTTTTTTGCCGTAACTGTAAATGCTCAGGACTGTCGTATTGAGCTTAAGGGAACTATCACAGATTTTCATGATGGTGAGCCGCTTGCATTTGCACAACTTTATATCAAGGACCTGCAAAAGGGTACTTCTACCAATGAAAAAGGTGAGTACGTATTGCGCAATCTTTGTGCAGGTGATTATGACATGGTCATCACACATTTTGAGTGCGAGACTAAAACCGTTCGCATAAGCATACGTGATGATATGGTTCAGGATTTTACTCTTGAGCACCATATCAATGATCTGGATCAGGTAAAAGTGGTTGCAGACATACACGATGACCATGAGTCGACTCAATCCTCCACACGCATAGATGAAAAGACGATCAATGAATATAGTGGTGCGACGCTGGGCGATGCACTGGCGACTGTTCAAGGAGTTTCTGTCTTAAAGACGGGAAATAGTGTGACAAAACCGATTATTCACGGGCTTTACGGGAGCCGTGTGGCTATTGTCAATGACGGTTTGCGCCAGCAGGATCAAGAATGGGGCGTCGAGCATGCTCCTAATATTGATATCAACAGCGCAAGCAATATTAGGGTTGTGAAGGGTTCCAGTGCATTGCGCTATGGTGGTGATGCCATAGGCGGCACGATATTGATTGATCCAGAACGAGTGATCGTCAAAGACACTTTGAAAGGAAAATTCATATCACAATTGCAATCCAACGGTCGTGGTGGTAGTGCAACAGCATCAGTGGGAAATTATCATGAATCAGGCTGGTACCAGCAAGGAACCTTGACCTATAAACGTCTGGGCGACTATGATGCTCCTGATTATGTGTTAAGCAATACAGGCAGTTCAACCTATGCCGCAAATCTGGCATTAGGCTATCAAAAGTTTGAATATGGTGGTAGTATCAAGTATTCTTTCTACGACAGCGAGTTGGGAATCCTGCGCGCCTCACATATAGGGAACAGTGCAGATCTAGTGCGCAGCATCAATTCTGGGCAGCCTACTGTTATCAACGAGTTTACCTATGATATAGAACCACCTAAACAAGCAGTGCAGCATCATGGCTTACAAGTGAATGCGTATAAGAGACTGGAAGGTCTAGGTAAATTAGAGTTGGATTATACGTTCCAATTCAACAATAGATTGGAGTTTGATATACGCCGTGGAGAGAATGCGGGCAAGGCGTCTCTGGATATAGATTTGCAAACGCAAACCCTAGGAACCTATTTGCTAATTGACCGTATTGACGATACTGAAATCGAATTGGGTATCGATGGTGTGACGCAAGCCAACAGGCCCAACGCAGATACAGGAATACGCCGATTGATACCTGATTATGACAGTTATAGAGTAGGTGGTTTTGCAGGTATCAATCATCGACCCAGTGATAATTGGTTGCTGGATGCAGGTGTACGGTATGATTATTATAATATCAGTGCCACAAAATTCTACTTTACCTCACGCTGGGAAGGTTTAGGCTATGATCAACAATTTCCTCAATTTGAGGTAGGTGAGATCAATAACCAGATTGAGACCGTTCCAGAGTTTGGTTATGATTTGTTTGCCTTTAGCGCTGGAGCCAAGTATTTTGCTGGAGATCATTACGATTTCTCTGTAAACTTGAGCAGTGCTAATCGTGCGCCTAATCCTAGTGAGCTGTTTAGTGATGGATTGCACCATGCACTAGCGACCATCGAGTTGGGGAAACTGGATCTGAGAAAAGAGCAATCCTATAAACTGAATTTTATAGCTCATAAATCAGCTTTGGAGCGTTCGACTGGTGTTGATGTTGAGGTGAATCCTTATATCAATTTTGTTCAAGATTATATCCAGCTTATACCTACCGGACTGGAGACGACCATACGTGGTGCGTTTCCCATCTATCAATACGAGCAGGTCAATGCGGTACTTGCGGGTGTTGATGTAGGTGCTAATTGGAATATTTATGAGAGTGCACTAGATGGTGTGGATAACCTAGATAAGCTGGCGCTCCATTCTAGGTTTTCATACATCTATGGGCAGAATCGTACCAACGATGAGCCGTTGATCAACATGCCGCCAGCCCAGTTTTTTAATGAGTTGATATGGAGCAACGGCCTGGTCAATAATCTTGAGTTGAGACTTTCCAATCAAAGTGTACTTAAACAAACCCGTTTTCCTGATAATGATTACTTGACTGACATTCGCATTGATCAGCAAACCATTGAAACGGTACTGGTAGAGATATCAGAATCACCAGCTGCCTATAGCTTGTGGAATGTAGGTGCTGGTTACGCTTTCGCGAAAGCGAAAATAAATCTAAGAGTCAACAACGTGTTGAACACCACTTACCGCAATTATTTAAACAGACAGCGATTCTATGCAGAAGATATAGGTCGCGACATTCAATTACAATTCATCTATAATTTTTAA
- a CDS encoding putative porin: protein MSTLIKSFLLFSLLMATASAYALQQPVRDNLGNNGRQRPLNNKEVSVEGEKPPITDYLIISQDRDTTYVDTTLSMAKEFKFNYLRQDNFELMPFPNIGQPYNRLIKRFDMEQLTPRMGAEARHDNYYEISDINDYYVPTPLTDLYFKTAINQGQQLDALFTSNISPQFNFSISYKGMRSAGDFVNTLTSTGNFKFTSNYFSKDKRYRLRLHTVFQDLSNQESGGLSPDALQGYLDQDENLDDRGRLEPNLDDAVSLLDGKRFYIDQDFELLKSADSLKNYSLRVHNKMYFEDKFYRYEEDNASTEFLGEAYQSTNIKDKTNYEESYVEVGASLDHYLFGYMKAGIARLDYNYGYDRIVNRGTEVITNRLASEVYQFKAAFEKRLGVFEFQAHGGINIAGELDGQYLNAMASVDFKDFTVAAGAGISSRAPNFNLLLHQSEYEEYNWQNSFNNVEKQQLNLQVKSEKYFDVELEVNTIQDYAYFGERNREDVALDFTGYVVGPFQTDEQLTYLKIKAHKSFEFLRYFGTDHTLAFQTVDQTADIINVPSFVTRNSIYYKDRWFKKAMLVQTGITLKYFDEYNMDGYDPVLGEFYSQNSVKLGAFPLVDIFFNAKIQQTRIFVKLENATSPLGEPNFFSAPRTPFRDLSLRFGLVWNFFL from the coding sequence GTGTCAACATTGATAAAATCCTTCTTATTATTCTCGCTACTCATGGCAACGGCCAGTGCGTATGCGTTGCAGCAACCGGTTAGAGATAACCTGGGCAATAATGGACGTCAACGTCCCTTGAACAATAAAGAAGTAAGTGTTGAGGGCGAGAAGCCACCTATTACAGATTACCTTATCATAAGTCAGGACAGAGACACGACCTATGTCGATACCACATTGTCCATGGCTAAGGAGTTTAAGTTCAACTACCTGCGTCAAGATAATTTTGAGTTGATGCCGTTTCCTAATATAGGGCAACCTTACAATAGATTGATCAAGCGCTTTGATATGGAGCAGCTCACGCCTCGCATGGGTGCCGAAGCGCGTCACGACAATTACTATGAAATTAGCGACATCAACGATTATTACGTCCCAACACCTCTTACAGATCTCTACTTCAAAACGGCGATCAATCAAGGACAGCAGCTGGATGCGCTTTTCACATCAAATATATCTCCTCAATTCAATTTTTCCATCAGTTATAAAGGGATGCGCAGTGCTGGAGACTTTGTCAACACCTTGACCAGTACGGGTAATTTTAAATTCACGTCAAATTATTTTAGTAAGGATAAAAGGTATCGATTACGACTACACACGGTCTTTCAGGATTTGAGCAATCAGGAAAGCGGTGGCCTGTCGCCTGATGCGCTTCAAGGTTATCTGGATCAAGATGAAAACCTTGATGATCGAGGTCGTCTGGAACCTAATCTGGATGATGCCGTGAGCTTACTGGACGGGAAACGATTTTACATCGATCAAGACTTTGAATTATTAAAATCTGCAGATAGTTTAAAGAATTACAGCTTGCGCGTTCATAACAAGATGTATTTTGAGGATAAATTCTATAGATATGAAGAGGACAACGCTTCTACCGAATTTTTAGGAGAGGCCTATCAGTCGACCAATATTAAAGACAAAACCAACTATGAGGAAAGCTATGTAGAAGTTGGGGCATCGCTCGATCATTACTTATTTGGTTATATGAAAGCTGGTATAGCTAGGTTGGATTACAATTACGGCTATGACCGCATCGTAAATCGCGGCACAGAAGTGATCACTAACCGACTCGCATCTGAGGTTTACCAATTCAAAGCAGCATTTGAAAAACGTCTAGGTGTCTTTGAATTTCAAGCCCATGGTGGTATCAATATCGCTGGAGAGTTAGACGGTCAATATCTCAACGCTATGGCCAGTGTGGATTTTAAAGATTTCACCGTTGCGGCTGGTGCAGGCATAAGTTCTAGAGCACCTAATTTTAATTTGTTGCTTCACCAAAGTGAATATGAGGAATACAATTGGCAAAATTCATTTAACAACGTAGAGAAGCAACAACTCAATCTGCAAGTAAAATCAGAGAAATATTTTGATGTGGAACTAGAGGTAAACACGATTCAAGATTACGCTTATTTCGGAGAAAGAAATCGTGAGGATGTTGCTCTCGATTTTACAGGTTATGTGGTTGGGCCTTTTCAAACCGACGAGCAGCTTACCTATCTCAAAATAAAAGCGCACAAATCCTTTGAGTTTTTAAGGTATTTTGGAACGGACCACACGCTGGCCTTTCAAACCGTAGACCAAACTGCTGATATCATTAATGTACCTAGCTTTGTAACTCGCAACAGTATATACTATAAGGATCGCTGGTTCAAGAAAGCGATGCTGGTGCAAACCGGTATTACTCTAAAATATTTTGATGAGTATAATATGGATGGATATGACCCAGTGTTAGGGGAATTCTATTCTCAAAACTCCGTCAAATTGGGAGCTTTTCCATTGGTAGATATTTTCTTCAATGCAAAAATCCAGCAAACTAGAATATTTGTTAAGCTGGAAAATGCAACCTCGCCGTTGGGTGAGCCTAATTTCTTTAGCGCACCTCGAACGCCATTTAGAGACTTAAGTTTAAGATTCGGTCTTGTATGGAATTTCTTTCTTTAG
- a CDS encoding DNA topoisomerase IB: MTLTPEQIKNALTEPEMAAHLADLVYIQDEHLSIYRKKYGKGFTYLINNKDRVTDKKELKRIKSLVIPPGWSDVRISGIENGHLQSVGRDDKGRKVYRYHDLWNVLRNQTKFFKMSAFAKALPNIRIQLEKDLELSGMPLNKCLAIVLSVMDATHIRVGNEQYARKNKTYGLSTLRTKHLDETDDGVEFHFKGKKGVQQTKSIIDADLVELIHQCEEIPGWELFQYYDEQGKHHGIDSGMINDYIHRIGGEIFTAKDFRTWGATTTFFETMLELPEPKTEKEVDKNILKGYDAAAEELGNTRAVCRQYYVHPEVPNIYKDGNFEPYRKKAKTYKDKNHLTATERCVKEIIQKFEIEFKVEED; encoded by the coding sequence ATGACGCTTACTCCAGAACAAATTAAAAATGCCCTAACCGAGCCAGAAATGGCGGCGCATCTTGCCGATCTTGTGTATATACAGGACGAACATCTTTCTATTTACAGAAAAAAATACGGCAAGGGCTTCACCTATCTCATCAACAACAAGGATCGGGTGACGGACAAGAAGGAACTCAAGCGCATCAAGTCGCTAGTGATACCTCCAGGATGGAGCGATGTGCGTATTTCGGGAATTGAGAATGGGCACCTGCAATCTGTTGGGCGTGACGATAAAGGTCGCAAGGTGTATAGGTATCATGACTTATGGAATGTTCTTAGAAACCAGACCAAGTTTTTTAAAATGTCCGCTTTCGCGAAAGCGTTACCCAACATAAGAATCCAGCTAGAAAAGGACCTAGAATTGTCTGGAATGCCACTTAACAAGTGCCTCGCGATCGTCCTATCGGTCATGGATGCGACCCACATTAGAGTTGGGAATGAACAATATGCGCGCAAAAACAAAACGTATGGGCTTTCCACGCTTAGAACCAAACATCTGGATGAAACCGATGATGGTGTAGAGTTCCATTTTAAGGGAAAAAAGGGCGTGCAACAAACCAAAAGTATTATCGATGCAGACCTGGTAGAATTGATTCATCAGTGCGAGGAAATTCCGGGCTGGGAACTCTTTCAATATTATGACGAGCAAGGCAAGCATCACGGCATTGACAGCGGCATGATCAACGATTACATTCACAGAATAGGTGGCGAGATCTTCACGGCAAAAGATTTTAGAACTTGGGGTGCGACGACTACCTTTTTTGAAACAATGCTGGAACTTCCAGAACCAAAAACGGAAAAGGAAGTGGATAAAAATATTTTAAAAGGATACGACGCTGCTGCCGAAGAATTAGGCAATACAAGAGCCGTGTGTCGTCAATATTATGTGCATCCTGAAGTGCCCAACATATACAAGGACGGTAATTTTGAGCCTTATCGTAAAAAAGCCAAAACCTATAAAGACAAAAACCATCTCACGGCAACTGAGCGCTGCGTGAAGGAAATCATCCAAAAATTTGAAATTGAGTTTAAGGTAGAGGAAGATTAA
- the lysS gene encoding lysine--tRNA ligase encodes MPLSEQEIVRREKLGKIREMGIDPYPAAQYHVDATTASIKADFKEGKKVVIAGRLMSRRIQGKASFAEIQDGKGRIQVYFNRDEICPGEDKSLYNDLYKKLLDIGDFIGIEGELFTTNVGEQTVMVKNFELLSKALKPLPLPKTDADGNTYDEFNDPEMRYRQRYADLVVNPKVKDVFVKRTKLFNAMRSFFNEREYFEVETPILQPIPGGAAAKPFVTHHNSLDIPLYMRIANELYLKRLIVGGFDGVYEFSKNFRNEGMDRTHNPEFTAMEIYVSYKDYNWMMEFTENLLEHCAMKVNGKTTSTFGKHEIEWKAPYPRVTMTDAIKQFTGFDITGKSEEELFAFAKAQGIDVDKSMGKGKLIDEIFGEKCEGNFIQPTFITDYPKEMSPLCKTHRNNPELTERFELMVCGKEIANAYSELNDPIDQRERFEAQAALADRGDDEAMFIDQDFLRALEYGMPPTSGLGIGMDRLIMFLTNNPSIQEVLFFPQMRPEKKAGVELNEDEKVVFERLKKHEKVDLNQLKDESGLSNKKWDKAVKGLTGKKVAKVSKTDDGLFIEVV; translated from the coding sequence ATGCCACTTTCTGAACAAGAAATCGTACGCCGTGAAAAACTAGGGAAAATACGCGAGATGGGAATCGACCCGTATCCTGCGGCTCAATATCATGTGGACGCTACCACAGCATCCATTAAAGCAGATTTTAAAGAAGGAAAAAAAGTGGTCATCGCTGGCCGCTTGATGTCCAGAAGAATACAGGGAAAAGCCTCGTTTGCAGAGATTCAGGATGGTAAGGGAAGAATCCAGGTGTACTTTAACCGTGATGAGATCTGTCCCGGCGAGGACAAGTCGCTTTACAACGATCTGTATAAAAAGCTTCTCGACATAGGCGATTTCATTGGGATTGAAGGCGAGCTTTTTACCACTAATGTGGGCGAGCAAACCGTGATGGTCAAAAACTTTGAGCTACTGAGCAAAGCATTGAAACCATTGCCATTGCCCAAGACTGATGCCGATGGCAACACCTATGACGAGTTCAACGATCCCGAGATGCGCTACCGCCAGCGCTATGCAGACCTTGTGGTCAACCCTAAAGTAAAAGATGTTTTTGTCAAGCGTACTAAACTTTTCAACGCCATGCGCTCCTTTTTTAATGAGCGTGAATATTTTGAGGTAGAAACGCCCATTTTGCAGCCTATTCCTGGTGGTGCTGCGGCAAAACCTTTTGTGACGCACCACAATTCCCTGGACATACCCTTATACATGAGAATTGCTAACGAGCTGTATTTAAAGCGTTTGATTGTTGGTGGTTTTGATGGTGTGTATGAATTCAGCAAGAACTTCAGGAATGAAGGTATGGACCGTACCCACAATCCAGAGTTTACTGCCATGGAAATCTATGTGTCCTACAAGGATTACAACTGGATGATGGAGTTTACCGAGAATTTGCTGGAGCACTGCGCCATGAAAGTGAACGGAAAGACGACCAGCACCTTTGGCAAGCACGAGATCGAGTGGAAAGCACCGTATCCACGAGTGACCATGACAGATGCGATCAAGCAATTTACCGGCTTTGACATCACGGGTAAAAGTGAGGAAGAGTTGTTCGCTTTCGCGAAAGCGCAAGGCATCGACGTCGACAAGTCCATGGGTAAAGGAAAGTTGATTGACGAGATATTTGGTGAGAAATGCGAAGGCAATTTTATCCAACCTACCTTTATTACTGACTATCCTAAAGAAATGAGCCCTTTATGTAAAACTCACCGCAACAATCCAGAATTGACAGAGCGTTTTGAATTGATGGTTTGCGGTAAGGAAATTGCCAATGCCTACAGCGAGCTTAACGACCCTATTGATCAAAGAGAACGTTTTGAAGCCCAAGCTGCCCTTGCAGATCGTGGTGACGACGAGGCAATGTTTATCGATCAAGATTTCTTGAGAGCTCTGGAATATGGTATGCCACCTACATCTGGATTAGGAATAGGTATGGATCGATTGATCATGTTCTTGACCAATAATCCATCGATTCAAGAAGTACTCTTTTTCCCGCAGATGCGTCCAGAGAAAAAAGCTGGTGTTGAGCTAAATGAAGACGAAAAAGTAG
- a CDS encoding lmo0937 family membrane protein: MRSILWLVAVICIVVWLLGLLGVVPGIGTGGLIHVLLVIAVIVILINIISGRRPL, from the coding sequence ATGAGAAGTATTCTTTGGCTTGTAGCTGTAATCTGTATCGTTGTTTGGTTGCTGGGCCTATTAGGTGTTGTACCTGGAATAGGAACTGGTGGCTTGATTCACGTTTTATTGGTAATCGCGGTAATCGTGATACTAATTAATATTATATCTGGTCGTAGACCACTATAA
- a CDS encoding cryptochrome/photolyase family protein translates to MAKTLRLILGDQLNHKHSWFNGDQDNITYHMAEMRQETDYVKHHIQKVVAFFSAMRSFNEWMIDRGFNTLYYELDHKDNSQDLVKNLKKLIRDHDIEKFEYLAPDEWRLDQQLRDFCKSLDIEWEGFDTEHFLTKRKDVETFFEGKKRLTMEYFYRDMRKKYDIMIEGDKEPEGGKWNYDQSNRKKWDGDTEIPHERGFRKDVAGIVQLLEKEGVKTFGRIDETNFNWPTTRQDALDVLNYFCEHLLVRFGDFQDAMHTDQEYLYHSRLSFAMNSKLLSPLEVIEAAVSRFRESDTDIHISQVEGFVRQILGWREFMRGIYWKEMPDYQTLNKLENKNPLPDFYWTGETKMNCLSNAINNSLDNAYAHHIQRLMITGNYALLTMTDPSYVDEWYLGIYIDAIEWVEITNTRGMSQWADGGLVATKPYVSSGSYINKMSNYCKGCAYKVSKKKAEDDACPFNSLYWNFLEEKKEHFANNQRMNMMMSLLKKMDDDTIKAHQERAQDVIENPSKY, encoded by the coding sequence ATGGCAAAAACATTGCGTCTCATCCTAGGTGATCAACTCAACCACAAACACAGTTGGTTTAATGGTGATCAAGACAATATCACCTATCACATGGCCGAAATGCGCCAGGAAACCGACTACGTCAAACACCACATTCAAAAGGTAGTCGCCTTCTTTAGCGCCATGAGATCTTTCAATGAATGGATGATTGACAGAGGTTTCAACACGCTATATTATGAATTGGACCATAAGGACAACAGCCAGGACCTGGTCAAGAATCTCAAGAAACTGATCAGGGATCACGATATTGAAAAATTTGAATACCTAGCTCCAGACGAGTGGAGACTGGACCAGCAACTAAGGGATTTTTGTAAGTCGCTGGACATAGAATGGGAAGGATTTGACACAGAACATTTTTTGACTAAACGCAAGGACGTTGAAACCTTCTTTGAAGGTAAAAAACGACTCACCATGGAATATTTCTATCGCGATATGCGCAAGAAATACGACATCATGATAGAAGGCGACAAAGAACCCGAAGGCGGTAAATGGAACTATGATCAGAGCAACCGCAAAAAATGGGATGGCGATACAGAGATTCCGCACGAGCGCGGTTTCCGCAAGGATGTTGCTGGGATTGTACAACTACTGGAAAAGGAAGGCGTCAAGACTTTTGGTAGGATTGACGAGACCAACTTCAACTGGCCTACTACGCGGCAGGATGCGCTAGACGTGCTCAATTACTTTTGTGAGCATCTGTTAGTGCGCTTTGGTGATTTTCAGGACGCGATGCACACAGATCAGGAATATCTGTACCACTCGCGATTGAGTTTTGCCATGAACAGTAAGTTACTAAGCCCGCTAGAAGTGATTGAGGCTGCGGTTTCTCGCTTTCGCGAAAGCGATACCGACATACACATCTCGCAAGTGGAAGGTTTTGTACGACAAATACTGGGCTGGAGAGAATTCATGCGCGGCATCTACTGGAAGGAAATGCCAGACTACCAGACGCTTAACAAACTGGAAAACAAGAACCCTCTACCCGATTTTTACTGGACTGGCGAGACCAAGATGAACTGCCTGAGCAATGCCATCAACAACTCACTGGATAATGCCTATGCGCACCACATCCAACGGTTGATGATCACGGGAAATTATGCCTTGCTTACCATGACAGATCCCAGCTATGTGGATGAATGGTATCTGGGCATTTACATAGACGCTATTGAATGGGTAGAAATCACTAACACTCGTGGTATGTCTCAATGGGCAGATGGTGGTCTTGTAGCTACAAAACCCTATGTCTCCAGCGGTAGTTATATCAATAAAATGAGCAACTATTGCAAGGGTTGTGCCTATAAGGTGAGCAAGAAAAAGGCAGAGGATGATGCGTGTCCATTCAACTCGCTCTACTGGAATTTTTTGGAAGAAAAGAAAGAGCACTTTGCCAATAACCAGCGTATGAATATGATGATGTCGTTACTTAAAAAGATGGACGATGATACAATTAAGGCTCATCAAGAACGCGCTCAGGATGTTATAGAGAATCCCTCAAAGTATTAA